A window of Brevinematales bacterium genomic DNA:
CTTTATGATGAATCTCGTTCAGTTCGTCACGGGTAAACTCCGGCGAATGGTAGCCCTTATCGGCGGAACGGTCGATCCAGTAGAACCAGTCCGGGTGTTCCTTGATAAAGTCGGAGTCGCGGGCGGCGGTGCGCGGTACGAAGTCGAGCATGACGCGGAGTCCCATCATATGCGCCGCTTCCACAAACGCGCGGAATTCCACATCCACACCGTACTCGTCCACCAACGGGTCGTGGAACATCTCGTCGATCTTGAAATTATTCCGCATCCCGTAGGGGGAACCCAGTTCGCCCTTTTTATAGGCGGTTCCGGTCTGGCTTACCGGAAGGAGATAGACCGTATCGAAGCCGAGGGATTTGATATAGGGCAGAAGCGCGATAGACTTCAGGAACGTGCCGGTCTCTTTCATACCCTGCCCGTTGAGGGTGATATGCTTCTTGGAGCCGCCGAGTACGCCGTCCTGATCGTGGTCGAACGCGGTGAAGTTACGGACATAGATTCCGTAGATATTCGTCCCGCTGAGCCAGTCGCCCGGCATACGCTTGATACCGTTCTCGATAATTTTTTTATTTTCCAGCCGGAGTCCCGCATTCCGTGAAACCGATTTGCGGTAATCGATATCCGCCTTCCCCTGTTTATCGATTACCTTGAACTGCGCGGAAAGATAGGCGCACGGTTCGACCCGTACAAACATGCCCTTCTTTTCCAATACCTTCACATCTTTCGAGGTAACCCAAAGTTCGGGTATCCAGTAATTCAGATCCTCCCGCTCTTTCGACGTAACCGCGTCATAAATAAGCCGGAACGAACTCGACATATTTTTCTCCTATTGCCGCTTTGGAAATATTTTTATTTTAGCGTTTTGTCAAGCGATTCAAATATCATTCGTTAGCCTTAGCCTCGAACTTTTTCCCCTCTTTATCGGGATCCATGAAATAAAGCCCGATATTTACAATCAGGAGCGTCAGCCCGAAAATCCCGATGATATCATACAGGAAGTCCGGTATCATTTCCATCCAATCCGGCTGAAAATCGTTCAGGATAAACACGGCCGTCTTCCATCCGCCAAAGCCGAGAGCGCCGAGGAAACCGATAAAGCTCAATACCCATGCCCATCCCTTGAGCTTCAGCAGGTATCCGCCCGCGAGTACGGTATAGACCGCCGCTGCGAGTTTCAGGCCAAGCTCCATGCTGATGGGTTCTATGCCGAGCGTTAGAAACGTAAATAATAGGGAAAACAGGTAGAAGTACGCGGCGGTTATCATCAGCCACGCGAGTACGATCGCGCTGAAGGGTACCTGCCCCAGGAATGTCTTGCATTTCGAGCAGAATTTACGTCCCTTAGGGTTTTCAGCGTCGCATTTCGGACAAATAACCATCGGTGCCTCCCTGTCCTATTATTTTATAGGAGAGCGCCTTTTTACACAAATTTTCGTTCAGTTCACGAGCGCGGATAGAGTTAGGGAGGTACTGAAACGGAGTTCCGGGTGAATGATCGCGGATACCGTCCACCTCAGCGCGAACCAGTCGATCCGTGTTTCGCCTGTTATCGACAAGTCTGCGAACTCCGCAAACCCGCTCGCCAGCCTTGTAGAAAGCGCTCCGATTTCAAGGGTAATCCCGAGCGTTCGCGACGGCTCCCAGAGGAAATACGCCCGCGCGAGCAGGGTTTCGTTCAGTAAGGCATATGCCAGACCGGCCGGGATACGCCCCGCGATATCGGAGGAAAATACATCCGACGGGAGACGCGGCGACTGCGACGGGAGCATCAGCGCAAGCGCGAGCCCGAACCCGTCCCCGGTGTACGCGCTCAGGGGAAAAAAGATGTCCCCCGACGCGTCGAACAGCATCGGAAATACCGCGCCGCCGGATGCGAATTCCGCCCGGACGGAGAATTCCGCGCGCAGGGAAATCCCGATATATTTATCCCATCCCATCTCCCACCCCGCGGCAACTTCGCCGAACGGCGCGCCGTTCATCCGGTACGCCCCCCCGACAGTAAAATCGGCGGTCATCCACGGCGACAAACGCGCGACCGTGAACAACGTAGCATTATAAAGGCCGTCCCACACGAGGAGCGCCGGGTCGCAGGATAAGGATACGGTACGGTAACCGGCGTGCATCCAATCCGCATGGGCGGACGCCCCAAGCGTCCACGTAAAACTATCGGGGAGATCAATCCAGCTTGCCCATTCGAAGCCGGAGAAACCGATGCTGACGAAGTGCTCCCAGTATAAATCCGCCAGCATATCCGACAGGAACCCGTAGGCCTCGAACCCGGTTCCCGCCGGGAAAACGATGCGCCCCGGATAGGATACATATCCGCCCATGAGGGTAAACCCGTAGCGCGCGCGGAAGTAATCCGCATCGGGTAACGGGGATTTCGCCCATGTGAATGGATAAAGGAGGAACAATAAAAGTACCGATAACGGTAGCTTAACTCGCATGATAATTCCTGTAATGAATAATCGCCGATAGGATTTTACATGATTCCGCGGATTTTTTCAATCAATTGGTTCATGGAAAACGGTTTTTGGATATATTCTTCCTCGCTGAACTTGAAACCCTGTATATCCAGGAGGTTTCCGGTGTACCCGGACATAAAAAGCGCCTTCAGGCCGGGATTTGTCAATTTGAGGAGGTTGTGCAAATCCTGCCCGTTCATATCGGGCATCACCACATCGGTCAGGAGGAGATCGATTTTCCGGCCGGAATTGTAGAACAATTCCTTTGCGCTGACGGGACCGGCCGCGCTGATCACATGATACCCGCATTTTTTCAGGATGGTCTCGGTGAGCGAACGCACCGCGGTATCGTCCTCGACCAGCAGGATAGTTTTTTCACCGGCGTCTGCGGCGGAAAGACTTTCGACGGACTGTCCGTTTTTTTTACCCGTACTCTCATCCTTACCGGTTTTGGGAAAATGGATTTCAAACTCGGTTCCATCGCCTGTCCGGCTGCGTACTTTAATATACCCCTGATGCTGGCGGATAATCCCGTACACGGTCGCGAGTCCCAAACCGGTGCCCATCTCGTTCTTGGTGGTAAAAAACGGCTCGAAGATATGCGGCAGGTCTTCGTTATCGATCCCTATCCCGTTGTCCGAAATCCTCATTACCGCATAATCCCCCGGATGCATAGTTTCACTTTCGATATTTCTAGCCGCGGTAACAATATCGTTGTATGTTTCGATTTTCAGGTATCCACCCTTGGGCATTGCATCCTGTGCATTGATGCATAGATTGAGGAGAATCTGCTCGATCTGCGATACGTCGGCCTCGATACTCCATAACTCAGGATACGGCTCGAACTTCATCTGAATATCCTCGCGGATGGTCCGGCGGAGGATATTGAAAAACTTGGATATAATATCGTTCATATTGACCGTCTTAAGGATCAGCATCTGCTTGCGTCCGAACGCCAGAAGCTGGCGGGTCAGATTTTTCGCCCGTATCGCAGCCTCGTATAATTCCTCCACCGATTCGTACACCGAAGTCCCCGGCTCGAGGTCGAATTTTAATATCATATCCGCGTACCCGATAATCGGGGTCAGCATATTATTAAAATCGTGCGCGATTCCCCCGGCAAGCCGCCCGATCGTCTCCATCTTCTGCGCCTGACGAAGCTGTTCCTCTATTTTAACACGTTCCGCTTCCATCTGGAGTCTTTCGATTTCCGACGATATTCTCGCGGCAAACAGTGAGGCGAATTTCTCGATTAATGAAACATCCGTCAGTGGTTTTTCGCTCATCACGGATAACATCCCAAGCCGCCGCCCCTTACTGCTGTAAAGCGGCATCCCCCCGTATCCTTCGATTCCAAAATTCTTCAGAAGCGGCGCGGATGGGAACAAATCCCTCACCCCGCTCTGAAATACACAGAATTTTTCCCCTGATAAATTTTCGCAGGGAGTACCCGTTAATTCATATTCGATATTCCCGACAATCTTATCCTGATGACATAACGCGATAGTCTTAGCGCGGTCTTTTTGGGATTCATCCAGCATACAAATCATCACATAATCCAGCTCGAATGTTTTAGCGAATCCCAGCGCCATCGCTTGAAAAAACTCCTGCCCGGTTAACGCGGAAGACTGAATCAACTGTTCCAGCCCATTTTCTATTCGTGTGGAATCCGAAATATCCTGAACGGATAATACCACCCGGTCGACTTCCCCCTCGGAATTCATCACCGGTGCGCCGTTTATCGAGACGTATTTTTTTATACCCGAATCAAAATCCAGCAGATACGTCATATTCCTGATAGGTTTTTTTGTCTTTATTACAAGCTCGTTGGGCATCTCT
This region includes:
- a CDS encoding PAS domain S-box protein, coding for MKRNNKGIVINNNSANSFYVNNLLENMSYVVIGADKYIIHTSSLFNELIGAGESGVTGKDITGYIPAEQDARKSFSEFIDTIFADKHGRSGEFFIGTPEGFRSRQMMVAIPLKDDNAAGGFILILCFNASFYPSRLDTSKAREEDFREMADQIPIGVCIHIDRKFIYVNKAGLLLFRAKNFDEMKGRDIFEFVHPDYRQPVVKRVEYINSQHGEVPFIEEKFLTVDGEVFDVEVFGSSIDYLGQSAVIVFCRGIGMQKGIERRLAESEQKYQSLFDAMLSGFAYHKVIKNKKGEPVDYEFLEANPAYLEMMGLRNKNIIGKTCRELFPETEKSMIRKFTDIGETGKTVRFEHYDSILDRYFEISVYSPERGFFAAVYRDITARKSFEVTLENERDLFNQIVEISPVGLIVLNKNHKVEFINQTVKLMSGITPNGERKMPQTCPVLRISYTDGRAVPDEEMPNELVIKTKKPIRNMTYLLDFDSGIKKYVSINGAPVMNSEGEVDRVVLSVQDISDSTRIENGLEQLIQSSALTGQEFFQAMALGFAKTFELDYVMICMLDESQKDRAKTIALCHQDKIVGNIEYELTGTPCENLSGEKFCVFQSGVRDLFPSAPLLKNFGIEGYGGMPLYSSKGRRLGMLSVMSEKPLTDVSLIEKFASLFAARISSEIERLQMEAERVKIEEQLRQAQKMETIGRLAGGIAHDFNNMLTPIIGYADMILKFDLEPGTSVYESVEELYEAAIRAKNLTRQLLAFGRKQMLILKTVNMNDIISKFFNILRRTIREDIQMKFEPYPELWSIEADVSQIEQILLNLCINAQDAMPKGGYLKIETYNDIVTAARNIESETMHPGDYAVMRISDNGIGIDNEDLPHIFEPFFTTKNEMGTGLGLATVYGIIRQHQGYIKVRSRTGDGTEFEIHFPKTGKDESTGKKNGQSVESLSAADAGEKTILLVEDDTAVRSLTETILKKCGYHVISAAGPVSAKELFYNSGRKIDLLLTDVVMPDMNGQDLHNLLKLTNPGLKALFMSGYTGNLLDIQGFKFSEEEYIQKPFSMNQLIEKIRGIM